A genomic region of Pristiophorus japonicus isolate sPriJap1 chromosome 20, sPriJap1.hap1, whole genome shotgun sequence contains the following coding sequences:
- the zdhhc12a gene encoding palmitoyltransferase ZDHHC12-A → MFRKVLTAGSLVRALHATLTWAVTLALFLSETDLRRSEERGEFLQPVTFLLLVLCSMLLYFITSLMDPGYVTFDDELKTRVARSNQGAGDEKEQMIPVVQKAQRLRRCGYCMVQQPMRSKHCQSCQHCVRRYDHHCPWIENCVGERNHRFFVLYLTVQLAALLWAFHIAWSGFRTEALWKDWFRVNTFLLLAFLVIIVVTVVVMLLLVSHLYLVSSNTTTWEFMSRHRISYLKHCGSEENPFDQGILGNLWTFFCVCKTVVWERIYFRDEDELV, encoded by the exons ATGTTCCGGAAGGTTCTCACCGCCGGCTCCCTGGTGCGCGCGCTGCACGCAACGCTGACGTGGGCGGTGACGTTGGCCCTCTTCTTGTCTGAAACGG ATCTGAGGAGGAGTGAAGAGCGTGGGGAGTTCCTCCAGCCAGTCACCTTCCTGTTGCTGGTTCTCTGTTCGATGTTACTATACTTCATCACCTCCCTCATGGACCCGGGATACGTCACATTTGACGATGAACTAAAG ACCCGGGTTGCTCGATCGAATCAGGGTGCTGGGGATGAGAAGGAACAGATGATCCCTGTGGTACAGAAAGCACAGAGACTGAGGCGCTGCGGCTATTGCATGGTCCAG CAGCCCATGCGATCCAAGCACTGCCAGTCCTGTCAGCACTGTGTGCGTCGGTACGACCACCACTGCCCCTGGATCGAGAACTGTGTGGGGGAGAGGAACCATCGCTTCTTCGTGCTCTACCTGACAGTGCAACTCGCCGCCCTGCTGTGGGCCTTCCACATTGCGTG GTCGGGGTTCCGTACTGAGGCTTTGTGGAAAGACTGGTTCCGGGTCAACACGTTCCTGCTGTTGGCGTTTCTGGTCATTATCGTGGTCACCGTGGTGGTGATGCTGCTGCTGGTGTCACACCTGTACCTGGTGTCCAGCAACACCACAACGTGGGAGTTCATGTCCCGCCATCGCATCTCCTACCTCAAACACTGCGGCTCCGAGGAGAACCCATTCGACCAGGGCATCCTTGGGAATCTCTGGACATTTTTCTGCGTCTGCAAGACAGTCGTGTGGGAGAGGATTTATTTTCGAGACGAGGATGAACTGGTTTAG